In Kaistella faecalis, a genomic segment contains:
- a CDS encoding methionine aminotransferase → MIKRKHSGSDLTIFSEMSALAQQHDAVNLSQGFPDYEIDVRLKRLLGEGTEKNFNQYAPMAGLPMLIEQLTEFNRNRRNPIDVAKEHITVSPGASYAIYTALAAIVNFGDEVIVLEPCYDSYVPAIEVNGGIPVYVNLKDNFDVDFEALKQVISLKTRAIIINSPHNPSGKIWKKEDWDELSKIIVNTDIILISDEVYDLLTYDQHEFYSAFHHPVLKEKCFSIFSFGKMFHITGWKIGYVLASEELSKAYRRVHQYLSFSVNSPAQYAIAKYLEIFDVEENRRFMQQKRDFFIDCFKDLPFSITEKAEAGYFQIMNYEKISSKTEKEFAVWLTTHSKVATIPVSAFYHEPTNYGRVRFCFAKKEETILKAAEILKRTLS, encoded by the coding sequence ATGATTAAAAGAAAACATTCGGGCAGCGACCTTACGATTTTCTCAGAAATGTCGGCTCTGGCACAGCAACACGACGCGGTTAACCTATCCCAGGGTTTTCCCGATTATGAGATTGATGTGCGCCTGAAAAGACTTCTGGGGGAAGGAACGGAAAAAAATTTCAATCAGTATGCTCCGATGGCAGGTTTACCAATGCTTATTGAACAGTTAACCGAATTTAACCGAAACAGAAGGAATCCAATTGACGTAGCGAAAGAACACATTACGGTTTCGCCAGGCGCCAGTTATGCGATTTACACGGCTCTTGCAGCGATTGTAAACTTTGGTGATGAAGTTATAGTTTTGGAGCCCTGCTACGATTCTTATGTCCCGGCAATAGAAGTTAACGGCGGAATTCCAGTTTACGTAAATCTTAAAGATAATTTCGATGTCGATTTTGAAGCACTGAAACAGGTTATCAGTCTCAAAACACGCGCAATCATCATTAATTCTCCGCACAACCCTTCCGGGAAAATCTGGAAAAAAGAAGACTGGGATGAGTTATCAAAAATTATCGTAAACACCGATATTATTCTAATTTCCGACGAAGTTTATGACCTTCTTACGTATGACCAGCATGAATTTTACAGCGCATTTCATCACCCTGTTTTAAAGGAAAAATGTTTCAGTATTTTTTCCTTCGGTAAGATGTTTCATATCACGGGTTGGAAGATTGGATATGTGTTAGCTTCAGAAGAACTTTCTAAGGCGTACCGGCGGGTTCACCAGTATTTAAGTTTCAGTGTTAATTCGCCGGCTCAATATGCAATTGCGAAATATTTAGAAATCTTTGATGTAGAAGAAAACCGAAGGTTTATGCAGCAAAAAAGAGATTTTTTTATTGATTGTTTTAAAGATCTGCCATTTTCAATCACTGAAAAAGCTGAAGCCGGATATTTCCAGATTATGAACTATGAAAAGATATCATCAAAAACCGAAAAAGAATTTGCAGTTTGGCTGACGACGCATTCGAAGGTGGCGACAATTCCTGTATCCGCATTTTATCACGAACCTACAAATTACGGACGAGTGCGGTTCTGCTTTGCAAAAAAAGAGGAAACAATTCTGAAAGCAGCAGAAATTCTCAAAAGAACTTTAAGTTAA
- a CDS encoding response regulator transcription factor: MKTEIILFDNHFLYLQALCCLLDKKGFDKKYNYQYTVNPDELENLVSEKSEIAVLNILGLSTNDAFTLVEQLMTVNPELKIIILTPNPDVKVIKKFFDKGVKSVLSRDTDAALFITALNEVIAGNVFISDETKNSLYNFICNLEDPNEKKFGVIEELTGREKEVLELICEGLRTKDIADKLFISIHTVESHRRKIMSKLDVRNSSMLVKFAVDNHLVN, from the coding sequence ATGAAAACTGAAATTATTCTTTTTGACAATCATTTTCTGTATTTACAAGCGTTGTGTTGTCTGTTGGATAAAAAAGGATTCGACAAAAAATACAATTATCAATATACAGTAAATCCAGATGAGTTAGAGAATTTAGTAAGTGAAAAATCAGAAATTGCGGTGCTGAATATTTTAGGATTAAGTACCAACGACGCTTTCACTTTAGTTGAACAGTTAATGACTGTAAATCCTGAACTGAAAATCATCATTCTGACACCGAATCCTGATGTGAAAGTCATCAAGAAATTCTTCGATAAGGGCGTAAAGTCTGTCCTGAGCAGAGATACCGATGCCGCACTATTTATCACGGCATTAAATGAAGTAATCGCCGGCAATGTTTTTATAAGCGACGAAACTAAGAATTCGCTTTATAACTTCATTTGTAATCTTGAGGATCCTAATGAAAAAAAATTCGGAGTAATAGAAGAACTTACCGGGAGAGAGAAAGAAGTACTAGAGTTGATTTGCGAAGGATTACGCACTAAAGATATTGCCGATAAACTTTTTATAAGCATCCACACCGTAGAGTCGCACCGCCGGAAAATTATGTCTAAACTCGATGTACGGAATTCATCCATGCTGGTGAAATTTGCGGTAGACAATCACTTGGTTAATTAA
- a CDS encoding M28 family metallopeptidase, which translates to MKNILIPLFSVVLLTSCATVNYSYDGRAFKNSLQSITQDDLKKNLYVIASDEMEGRNTGSAGQKKAGEYIIRQYREMGVSHPTPMSSYYQNVPAEFMNAKSRGKSLPDSENILAFIEGSEKPNEVIVISAHYDHVGTQNGVVYNGADDDGSGTVAVMEIAEAFQNAKKSGHGPKRSMLFLHVTGEEHGLLGSDYYSQNPVFPLANTVSNLNIDMIGRCDPENCGKDYVYVIGSAMLSTELKAINEAANNKTAKMLLNYKYDQPNDPQRLYYRSDHYNFAKHNIPVAFFFDGIHEDYHKPTDDADKIDYEALQKRTQLVFATAWELANRKDRIVVDGKNDR; encoded by the coding sequence ATGAAAAACATTCTTATTCCGCTATTTTCAGTGGTTTTATTAACCAGTTGTGCGACTGTTAACTATTCCTACGATGGCAGGGCTTTTAAAAATTCATTACAGTCTATTACCCAGGACGATCTGAAGAAAAACCTTTATGTAATTGCTTCCGACGAAATGGAGGGACGTAATACAGGCAGCGCAGGACAGAAAAAAGCCGGCGAGTACATCATCAGACAGTATCGCGAAATGGGCGTATCACATCCAACGCCGATGAGTTCTTACTATCAAAATGTTCCTGCAGAATTTATGAATGCCAAAAGCAGAGGCAAAAGTCTTCCTGACTCAGAAAATATTCTGGCATTTATAGAAGGAAGCGAAAAACCCAATGAGGTTATTGTGATTTCTGCTCACTACGATCATGTTGGAACGCAGAATGGAGTGGTTTATAACGGTGCAGATGACGACGGAAGCGGTACAGTAGCAGTGATGGAGATTGCAGAAGCTTTCCAGAATGCGAAAAAATCAGGACATGGCCCGAAGAGATCTATGCTGTTTTTACATGTAACAGGAGAAGAACACGGGTTGCTGGGTTCTGATTACTACTCGCAAAATCCGGTTTTTCCTTTAGCGAATACAGTTTCGAATCTTAATATCGATATGATCGGGAGATGTGATCCTGAAAATTGCGGAAAGGATTATGTGTATGTCATCGGGTCGGCAATGTTGAGTACAGAATTAAAGGCGATAAATGAAGCAGCCAATAACAAAACGGCCAAAATGCTTCTTAACTACAAATACGACCAGCCGAATGATCCGCAAAGGCTTTATTACAGATCAGATCATTATAATTTTGCGAAGCACAATATTCCGGTAGCGTTTTTCTTTGACGGAATTCACGAAGATTATCACAAACCTACTGATGATGCAGATAAAATAGATTACGAAGCATTGCAGAAGCGCACCCAGCTGGTTTTCGCCACTGCCTGGGAACTGGCAAACCGAAAAGACCGTATTGTGGTTGACGGTAAAAATGACCGTTAA
- a CDS encoding GEVED domain-containing protein: MKKLLLSCFLAMGIGAQAQLNYTGDFEDATNVGQYGQFGGGTFETAAACSGTLGGQLAIGGTVSQTGWMVMNDVLEEEFGSVNNGQEAVVTFSYKKAAGVTGTLYAAVFTFVPSSGAWNIEYVSTGTVLGTAAITTCAQKTGTIPAGKMQPGQSYAFGAWFVPSGGTSGNVFIDNISIAQQSVTTVPACTAFTNPVNGGVLPSGTNTFTWPAVATAVNYVLTVGTTPGGNDTFGGVVAGTSQNVALAPNTTYYATVTPANTVGEATGCTGVTFTTNNVITYCGPLTSSAPTAVAPIKSVNFAGTTKTSDAAATTIGSFAAYEDFTTTVFEVKDNVTSLPLTVLGTTNGNPVNGWAMSVFIDWNSDGDFDDAGESYFNTTATMIRKANVPDNPTSLTGNIAIPAGTAYGQKRMRVKYNFSGTAIHTALVSGCAQMGNGQAEDYTINYQQFLAVGDVNKSNVSVYPNPFKDVLKISDIKGVKSINIVDVSGRTVKTLAPATELNLGQLKSGMYFVNLQYTDGSVKTVKSIKK, from the coding sequence TTAAACTACACAGGGGATTTTGAAGATGCGACCAATGTAGGACAGTATGGCCAGTTTGGTGGTGGAACATTTGAAACTGCTGCTGCGTGTTCAGGAACACTTGGTGGGCAATTGGCCATCGGTGGAACAGTTTCACAAACCGGATGGATGGTTATGAATGATGTTCTGGAAGAGGAATTTGGCAGTGTGAATAACGGTCAGGAAGCGGTTGTTACTTTCAGTTACAAAAAAGCTGCAGGAGTTACAGGGACTTTGTATGCTGCTGTTTTTACCTTTGTGCCAAGTTCAGGCGCCTGGAATATTGAATATGTTAGCACCGGTACAGTGCTTGGAACTGCGGCGATTACTACTTGTGCGCAGAAAACCGGTACAATTCCGGCAGGTAAAATGCAGCCAGGACAATCTTATGCATTCGGTGCTTGGTTTGTACCAAGCGGTGGAACCTCGGGCAATGTATTCATAGATAATATATCTATTGCACAGCAGTCTGTTACTACAGTTCCCGCATGTACAGCTTTCACAAATCCGGTGAACGGCGGTGTACTGCCTTCCGGAACCAATACGTTTACATGGCCAGCAGTTGCAACTGCAGTAAATTATGTTCTTACTGTGGGAACCACGCCAGGCGGAAATGATACTTTTGGAGGTGTTGTTGCTGGAACATCCCAGAACGTAGCTCTTGCTCCTAATACAACTTACTACGCAACAGTAACACCTGCGAATACAGTTGGTGAAGCTACTGGCTGCACTGGGGTTACTTTCACTACAAATAATGTAATTACCTATTGCGGTCCTCTAACGTCAAGTGCTCCAACTGCTGTTGCACCGATCAAGTCCGTTAATTTTGCTGGAACGACCAAGACTTCAGATGCAGCAGCTACTACAATTGGCTCATTTGCAGCATATGAAGATTTCACAACTACAGTTTTTGAGGTAAAAGATAATGTAACTTCACTTCCTCTAACGGTATTGGGAACAACTAACGGAAATCCTGTTAATGGTTGGGCAATGTCGGTATTTATCGACTGGAACAGCGATGGTGATTTTGATGATGCAGGAGAGTCTTACTTCAATACCACTGCAACGATGATCAGAAAAGCTAACGTACCAGATAACCCAACTTCCTTAACTGGTAATATTGCGATCCCTGCAGGAACAGCTTACGGACAGAAAAGAATGAGAGTTAAATATAATTTCTCAGGAACAGCAATTCATACAGCCTTGGTTTCCGGATGTGCTCAGATGGGTAACGGTCAGGCAGAAGATTATACCATTAATTATCAGCAGTTCCTTGCGGTAGGTGATGTAAATAAGTCAAATGTATCTGTATATCCTAATCCATTCAAAGATGTATTGAAAATCTCAGATATCAAAGGCGTAAAATCTATCAATATTGTAGATGTATCAGGAAGAACTGTGAAAACATTAGCACCTGCTACTGAACTTAATCTTGGACAGCTGAAATCAGGAATGTACTTCGTGAATTTACAGTATACTGACGGTTCTGTGAAAACAGTGAAATCAATTAAAAAGTAA
- the dnaE gene encoding DNA polymerase III subunit alpha — translation MYLIFDTETTGLPKNFNAPLTDSDNWPRMVQIAWQLHDRDGNLIENQDYIIKPEGYDIPFNATRIHGISTKMAKEEGRDLADVLAEFNQVLQKAEVVAGHNIDFDYKIAGAEFHRKNTENILQKIPSADTMELGTDFCKLGGGRNGRYKSPKLEELYEKLYGEKFDEAHNAAADVNATAQVFFEMMRIGIIPAENLKISEAQLQDFISTHPNPFPPFGIIIRRQVADSKNKKKIDFGDTDEIEIGDYFNFHNHSIYSSLQASTHISDLVKKALANNFSAVGLVDLGNMMGAFKFVSEVEKANANIKKTYKEFEEKKVKAEEEGQQFSDPEPRKEPLIPVIGCEFYISDRPEQKQFTKDDPDRRTNVVLLAKNFNGYKNLAKLSSLGYVNGFYFGVPRISRKMIAEFKDDLIALTAGTLGDIPNTVLEFGEQKGEELFKWWKDTFAEDFYVQIQNHQVEEEEHLNEVLLEFAEKYDVKILAQNETFYTEKADANIQDILYCIKDGEKLSSPVGKGFGKRRGLPSTEFYIKNADELKQTFIQFPDAFEAYTEFLAKFEPYTLKRDVLLPEFDIPEEFLSDEDKIDGGKRGENAYLRHLTYEGAAKRYGEVTEEIIERLDFELEVIANTGYPGYFLIVQDFCNEARKMGVWVGPGRGSAAGSAVAYCTGITNVDPIKYDLLFERFLNPERISMPDIDIDFDDEGRDKIIKWVVEKYGKTNVAQIITYSVLGGKSAIKDAGRVLDLSIPETNNIAKLIPPSPGMNIAKAFSKFDKLSPEDKVLAQEMKDILENKQDSRFGVLSAAQRMEGCIRNTGIHACGVIITPEDISNLVPITIAAKDPDILVSQFDNSVAESAGLLKMDFLGLRTLTIIKHAIKLIKERHQVDINPDEIPLDDLKTYQLFQEGRTIGIFQYESPGMQKYMRELKPTQFADLIAMNALYRPGPIKYIPNFINRKNKLEETVYDLKETEEFLAETYGITVYQEQVMLLSQKLANFTKGEADTLRKAMGKKDRATLDKMYPKFIEEGEKNNLAIDKLNKIWKDWEAFAEYAFNKSHSTCYALIAYQTAYLKANYPAEYMASVMTNNLNNTKQITMFMEDCKSIGVDVLGPSVNESQYEFSVNEKGQIRFGLGAIKGIGEGPSEAIVNTRKAGRFKNIYDFFEKIPSSQMNKRVAESLVVAGAFDEVDRYHRAQYFDIDISGKTNIERLLRYGQSFQDNINEIENSLFADFADEVKIEQPKINPAPEWQSMHKLNKEKEIIGFYLSAHPLDEYKFQYQFIQGALGKKEILEGKKDDVAELEKIILPVELADVADVDDELIDIPADILSGEEETLIEEPSKKAEPKGSFNFLNLDEVEAFKDSVFANQQPDLFSDEKLSWKEKQAQKNNSPEYMVAGLVTEYSVRDGKNSGEKIAFITLEDYSGSYGFRLGDRDYMRLRDKIDVQRFVIFKIKFSQGKDGRVFVNVAEVIDLKDAFEKFAKKMTVVVNLQDLRREDIDFFKANFIENQGEQKLNFFVKNPEDQSTIELMSMKAHVEINGDLLEIIHDMQKYEVFLN, via the coding sequence ATGTATTTGATTTTCGATACCGAGACTACGGGTTTACCTAAAAATTTCAACGCACCGCTTACCGATTCCGACAATTGGCCCAGGATGGTTCAGATTGCCTGGCAACTGCATGACCGTGATGGTAATTTGATTGAAAATCAGGATTACATTATTAAACCCGAAGGTTACGATATCCCTTTTAACGCGACAAGAATTCACGGGATTTCCACCAAAATGGCAAAGGAAGAAGGCCGGGATTTGGCGGATGTGCTGGCCGAATTTAATCAGGTGTTGCAGAAAGCTGAAGTCGTTGCCGGGCATAATATCGATTTCGATTACAAAATTGCTGGTGCAGAATTTCACAGGAAGAATACTGAAAATATATTGCAGAAAATCCCCTCCGCGGATACTATGGAACTGGGAACAGATTTCTGTAAATTGGGTGGCGGAAGAAACGGCAGATACAAGTCTCCCAAACTCGAGGAACTTTACGAAAAACTTTACGGTGAAAAATTTGATGAAGCTCATAATGCCGCTGCCGACGTAAATGCGACTGCTCAAGTATTTTTTGAAATGATGCGTATCGGTATTATTCCTGCCGAAAATCTCAAAATATCAGAGGCGCAACTTCAGGATTTTATCTCAACTCATCCAAATCCGTTTCCGCCATTTGGAATCATCATCCGCAGGCAGGTTGCCGACTCGAAAAATAAGAAAAAAATTGATTTTGGGGATACTGATGAAATCGAAATTGGTGATTATTTTAATTTTCATAATCACAGCATTTACTCCTCACTGCAGGCGTCAACACATATTTCAGACCTTGTCAAAAAAGCGTTGGCCAATAATTTTTCTGCTGTAGGACTGGTAGATTTGGGGAATATGATGGGCGCTTTCAAGTTTGTTTCCGAAGTGGAAAAAGCCAATGCAAACATCAAAAAAACATACAAAGAATTCGAAGAGAAAAAAGTAAAAGCAGAGGAAGAAGGACAGCAGTTTAGTGACCCTGAGCCAAGAAAGGAACCGCTCATACCGGTAATCGGATGCGAATTTTATATTTCCGACAGGCCCGAGCAGAAGCAGTTTACCAAAGATGATCCCGACCGCAGGACCAATGTGGTTTTACTTGCGAAAAATTTTAACGGATATAAAAATCTGGCAAAACTTTCGAGTTTGGGTTATGTAAATGGGTTTTATTTTGGTGTCCCGCGGATCTCACGAAAGATGATTGCTGAGTTTAAAGATGATCTGATTGCGCTTACTGCCGGAACTTTGGGCGATATTCCCAATACTGTTCTGGAATTTGGTGAGCAGAAGGGAGAGGAACTTTTCAAATGGTGGAAAGATACTTTTGCAGAAGATTTCTATGTGCAGATCCAGAACCATCAGGTGGAAGAGGAAGAACATTTAAATGAAGTACTGCTTGAATTTGCAGAAAAATACGATGTGAAAATTCTGGCTCAGAATGAAACCTTCTACACCGAAAAAGCCGATGCCAATATTCAGGATATTTTATACTGTATCAAAGATGGTGAAAAACTGTCTTCACCTGTGGGGAAAGGTTTTGGTAAAAGAAGAGGTTTGCCGTCCACAGAATTTTATATCAAAAATGCTGATGAACTGAAACAGACTTTTATCCAGTTTCCTGATGCGTTTGAGGCTTACACTGAATTTTTGGCCAAGTTCGAACCTTATACCTTAAAACGTGATGTACTGCTTCCAGAGTTTGATATTCCCGAAGAATTCTTAAGCGACGAAGATAAGATAGATGGCGGAAAACGTGGTGAAAACGCTTATCTTAGACATTTAACCTACGAAGGTGCTGCAAAAAGATATGGTGAAGTAACTGAGGAGATCATAGAAAGGCTGGATTTTGAACTTGAAGTTATTGCCAATACGGGGTATCCGGGGTACTTTCTTATTGTACAGGATTTCTGCAACGAAGCCCGTAAAATGGGCGTATGGGTTGGTCCCGGCCGGGGTTCTGCAGCCGGTTCTGCGGTAGCGTATTGTACAGGAATCACCAATGTAGATCCTATTAAATATGATTTGCTATTTGAGCGTTTTCTTAATCCTGAAAGAATTTCAATGCCGGATATCGATATCGATTTCGATGACGAAGGACGCGATAAAATCATCAAATGGGTGGTTGAAAAATACGGCAAGACGAATGTTGCGCAGATTATCACCTACTCGGTTCTGGGCGGGAAATCAGCCATTAAAGATGCAGGAAGGGTTCTGGATCTTTCAATTCCGGAAACCAACAACATCGCCAAACTGATCCCTCCAAGTCCAGGGATGAATATCGCGAAAGCTTTTTCTAAATTTGATAAATTAAGTCCTGAAGACAAAGTACTTGCACAGGAAATGAAAGATATCCTGGAGAATAAGCAGGATTCAAGATTTGGAGTGCTTTCCGCTGCACAGCGAATGGAAGGTTGTATCAGAAATACAGGAATTCATGCCTGTGGGGTAATTATTACTCCGGAAGATATTTCGAACCTTGTCCCCATTACCATTGCGGCAAAAGATCCCGATATTCTGGTTTCGCAGTTCGATAACTCTGTAGCCGAAAGTGCCGGTTTGCTTAAAATGGATTTCCTTGGTTTGCGGACTTTAACCATCATTAAGCACGCTATCAAACTTATCAAAGAAAGACACCAGGTTGATATTAATCCTGATGAAATTCCGCTTGATGACCTTAAGACTTATCAGCTGTTTCAGGAAGGAAGAACGATTGGAATTTTCCAGTATGAAAGTCCCGGGATGCAGAAATACATGCGCGAACTTAAACCGACACAGTTTGCAGATTTAATCGCCATGAACGCGCTGTACAGACCGGGTCCAATAAAATACATCCCGAATTTCATCAACAGGAAGAATAAACTCGAAGAAACAGTTTACGATCTGAAGGAAACCGAAGAATTCCTCGCAGAAACGTATGGAATTACGGTATATCAGGAGCAGGTAATGCTTCTTTCCCAAAAACTGGCCAACTTTACCAAAGGAGAAGCCGATACGCTGAGAAAAGCGATGGGTAAAAAGGACCGCGCCACGCTCGATAAAATGTATCCGAAATTTATCGAAGAAGGGGAGAAAAACAATCTCGCGATCGATAAACTCAATAAAATCTGGAAAGACTGGGAAGCTTTTGCCGAATATGCCTTCAACAAATCCCACTCCACCTGTTATGCGCTGATTGCTTATCAAACCGCTTATCTGAAAGCCAATTACCCGGCAGAATATATGGCGAGTGTAATGACCAATAACCTGAACAATACAAAGCAGATAACCATGTTTATGGAGGACTGCAAAAGTATTGGGGTAGATGTTTTGGGACCTTCTGTAAACGAATCACAGTACGAATTTTCGGTGAACGAAAAAGGACAGATCCGTTTTGGCCTTGGCGCGATTAAAGGAATTGGGGAAGGACCGAGTGAAGCCATCGTGAACACAAGAAAGGCCGGAAGATTCAAAAATATTTATGATTTCTTCGAAAAGATTCCGTCGTCACAGATGAACAAAAGAGTAGCGGAAAGTTTAGTGGTGGCAGGAGCTTTCGATGAGGTCGACCGTTATCACCGTGCTCAATATTTCGATATTGATATCTCCGGAAAAACAAATATTGAAAGACTTCTGCGTTACGGGCAGAGTTTTCAGGACAATATCAACGAGATCGAAAATTCACTTTTTGCCGATTTTGCTGATGAAGTAAAAATAGAACAGCCAAAAATAAATCCGGCTCCGGAGTGGCAAAGCATGCATAAACTCAACAAGGAAAAGGAAATTATCGGATTTTATCTCTCTGCGCATCCGCTGGACGAGTACAAATTTCAGTATCAGTTCATTCAGGGTGCTTTAGGAAAAAAAGAAATTCTGGAAGGTAAAAAAGACGATGTTGCTGAACTTGAAAAAATAATTCTACCGGTTGAACTTGCAGATGTAGCTGACGTTGATGATGAGTTAATCGATATTCCCGCCGATATTTTAAGCGGCGAAGAAGAAACTTTGATTGAAGAGCCTTCGAAAAAAGCAGAACCTAAGGGAAGTTTTAATTTCCTGAATCTTGATGAGGTTGAAGCCTTTAAAGATTCTGTTTTTGCCAATCAGCAGCCAGATCTGTTCAGTGATGAAAAATTGAGCTGGAAGGAAAAACAGGCGCAGAAAAATAATTCTCCTGAATATATGGTCGCAGGGTTGGTGACCGAATACAGCGTGCGCGATGGTAAAAACAGCGGCGAGAAAATAGCATTCATTACTCTGGAAGATTACAGCGGGAGTTACGGTTTCCGCCTTGGTGACCGCGATTATATGAGATTGAGAGATAAAATTGATGTGCAGCGTTTTGTGATCTTTAAAATTAAATTTTCTCAGGGTAAAGACGGAAGAGTCTTCGTAAATGTCGCTGAGGTCATCGATCTGAAAGATGCTTTTGAGAAATTTGCAAAGAAAATGACCGTCGTTGTTAATCTGCAGGATTTGCGAAGGGAAGATATTGACTTCTTCAAAGCGAATTTTATCGAAAATCAGGGCGAGCAAAAACTGAACTTTTTTGTAAAGAACCCCGAAGATCAGTCGACAATTGAATTGATGTCGATGAAGGCACATGTGGAAATAAACGGTGACCTGCTCGAGATTATTCACGATATGCAGAAATATGAGGTTTTCCTGAACTAA